AGCCTGTCATCAATTTGTGTTCTAGATGCTTGTCTCCGGCCCATAAAAACTGCCCTTGTTTGGGCCCAATCTGTTGCCAAAAATGTCTCCAGCCCAGTCATGCATCTGCAAATTGTGACATTGCGCTTAGATCCTCGCGCCAAGCTCAATCTCTGAGTGACCCCTCATCTTCTTACATTGTGAGAGATCAATCTCTACCAGGTGGGTCACTGCCCTCTTTAATGCCCAAATTTTATCGCTCAATGCCTGAATATATTGAGAAATCACTGGCATTCACCACCCTCCCCCTGTTACCATCACCTAGAGCCATACCTAGCATATCAAGGCTCTAGAGTTCCCTGAGGAGTCATCATTGCCTGCTCTGCCGACAACCTCCTCTCGTATTCTCCGATCGTCTATTCTTCCTTCAATGAGTACGCCTCTCGTGTTCTTGGCATTCACCATTCTCTGTTTATCTGCCATGTTGCCTGGACTGAACCTAAGAAAACCCCACTTTCTGCTATAGTACCATCCACCATGGCTTTCTGACACTgtatggctacctcatgatcttcggagggtcggcggcctatgactccaagtgccTCCAGAAGGCCACacaccgcgaggtctatacgaccaaaccggccacgcctaccttcctctgatggtcagagtccaccataaccttcgatcagaccgaccacccagagagcaCCCTGCAATTGGTGAGATACCCGCTCATGATCGACCCAATCATTGGCATGAAGTGGCTCactaaggtactgatggatggaggcagtggcctcaacataatGTACGCCGAGACGCTCAACGCTATGGTCGTTGACCGAGCGTGCATCCGGCCAACcgaagcacctttccatggcatcgtgcttggaaagcaggccatgctgcttgggtagatcaatctacccatcacctttgggggtctatccaactataggacggagaccctcacctttgaagtggttgggttctACGGAActtaccacaccatcctaggatgaccatgctacacgaagttcatggctgtccccaactacacctacctcaagctgaagatgttggGCCCCAGTGGGGTTatcaccgttggcacctccttccagcatgcctacgagtgcgaggtcgagtgctgcgatcacGCCATGATAATCGTTGCCTCCGGAGAGCTCACGACCATTaggaaggaggtcaccaaagaagcgccTGACCCTAAGAGGTCGACAGGGTCTTTCGAGCCAACGAAGGGCTCCAAGAAGGTCCTCATAGATCTCGGTAGCCCTGAGGGcaaggtggtgcgcattggcaccacgctttcctctaaataggaaagtgcgctcgtcgacttcctctgtgccaacaaagacatctttgcgtggaaaccctcagacatgccaggcattctaagggaagtcaccgagcatgccatGAA
The sequence above is drawn from the Miscanthus floridulus cultivar M001 chromosome 15, ASM1932011v1, whole genome shotgun sequence genome and encodes:
- the LOC136507483 gene encoding uncharacterized protein → MAVPNYTYLKLKMLGPSGVITVGTSFQHAYECEVECCDHAMIIVASGELTTIRKEVTKEAPDPKRSTGSFEPTKGSKKVLIDLGSPEGKVVRIGTTLSSK